In the genome of Raphanus sativus cultivar WK10039 chromosome 4, ASM80110v3, whole genome shotgun sequence, one region contains:
- the LOC108851314 gene encoding peptidyl-prolyl cis-trans isomerase CYP18-3 codes for MAFPKVFFDITIGGQPAGRIVMELYTDKTPKTAENFRALCTGERGVGRKGKALHFKGSGFHRVIPSFMCQGGDFTAGNGTGGESIYGDKFEDENFERKHTGPGNLSMANAGANTNGSQFFICTVKTDWLDGKHVVFGQVVEGLDVVKAIEKVGSSSGKPSKQVVIADCGQLS; via the coding sequence ATGGCGTTCCCTAAGGTTTTCTTCGACATAACCATCGGCGGGCAACCAGCGGGAAGGATCGTGATGGAGTTGTATACCGATAAGACTCCGAAGACGGCTGAGAACTTCAGAGCTCTGTGCACTGGAGAGAGGGGAGTGGGGCGTAAGGGAAAAGCCCTTCACTTCAAGGGATCTGGCTTCCACAGAGTGATCCCTAGTTTCATGTGCCAGGGAGGCGATTTCACCGCCGGAAACGGGACAGGAGGTGAGTCCATCTACGGTGATAAGTTCGAGGACGAGAACTTTGAGAGGAAGCACACCGGTCCTGGGAACCTTTCCATGGCCAACGCCGGCGCCAACACCAACGGATCTCAGTTCTTCATCTGCACCGTGAAAACCGATTGGCTGGACGGTAAGCATGTGGTGTTCGGTCAGGTGGTGGAAGGGTTAGACGTGGTGAAGGCGATCGAGAAGGTGGGATCGTCGTCTGGAAAGCCGTCGAAGCAGGTGGTTATCGCCGATTGTGGACAGCTCTCTTAG